One stretch of Harmonia axyridis chromosome 1, icHarAxyr1.1, whole genome shotgun sequence DNA includes these proteins:
- the LOC123680218 gene encoding uncharacterized protein LOC123680218 produces MNAFAIILAFGAFATANAGVLPFVASRAVVAPLAAGAIVVPRGHGLEGQYIPDNLEKLYDDGSYRPELRAQPLSVSPYGLVPSGSGLEGAYVHDNTEKLFDDGSYKPEIRALPLAPSPYGLVPAGSGLEGQYVQDINEKLYDDGSYKPELQGVLAVKHLIV; encoded by the exons ATGAACGCTTTC GCCATCATCCTCGCTTTTGGAGCTTTCGCTACCGCCAATGCTGGAGTACTTCCATTTGTAGCCTCAAGGGCGGTAGTAGCACCTCTAGCAGCTGGAGCCATAGTGGTACCAAGGGGACATGGGCTCGAAGGTCAATACATCCCAGACAATCTCGAAAAACTCTACGATGATGGTTCCTACAGGCCTGAATTGAGAGCTCAACCCTTGTCTGTCTCCCCCTACGGTTTGGTCCCATCTGGAAGTGGTCTTGAAGGTGCCTATGTCCACGACAACACCGAAAAACTCTTCGACGATGGTTCCTACAAACCCGAAATCAGAGCTCTTCCCTTGGCCCCCTCCCCATACGGTTTGGTACCAGCTGGATCCGGTTTGGAAGGCCAATACGTTCAAGACATCAACGAAAAACTTTACGATGACGGTTCCTACAAACCTGAATTGCAAGGTGTTCTTGCTGTTAAACATTTGATCGTATAG
- the LOC123680272 gene encoding uncharacterized protein LOC123680272, whose translation MNSLGAITFFAIVAAASASLHGIHGGAVIAGPSGAITANGLGHAAVVGPTGANLGLGHAGIGLLGAPGLLAARGLGLGAIGPLGLAAHLDVGHGGLIGSGIEGQWVPDINEHLYDDGSYKPHVYGH comes from the exons ATGAACAGCCTG ggagCCATTACTTTCTTTGCTATCGTAGCTGCAGCCTCTGCCAGCCTCCACGGTATCCATGGAGGAGCAGTGATTGCTGGACCCTCTGGTGCCATCACCGCCAACGGTTTGGGACACGCCGCTGTTGTCGGACCAACCGGCGCCAACCTAGGACTAGGCCATGCTGGTATTGGACTCCTTGGAGCCCCAGGTCTCCTAGCTGCCCGCGGACTCGGTCTTGGAGCCATCGGTCCACTTGGACTCGCTGCCCATCTTGACGTTGGTCATGGGGGCCTCATTGGATCAGGCATTGAGGGACAATGGGTCCCAGACATCAATGAACACCTGTACGATGACGGTTCCTACAAACCTCACGTATACGGTCACTAG
- the LOC123680276 gene encoding uncharacterized protein LOC123680276 → MHALSSVVFLVVVAVASASVLGPAVLNGGATLIGPSGAVVRSGLIGAPLGLASPLGLGLAGPLGLGLAAPLGVRVTATNLRVAPAGSPVGVLVPAGNGLEGQWVPDISERLHDDGSYKPEIYGA, encoded by the exons ATGCACGCTCTT AGCTCAGTTGTCTTCCTCGTAGTCGTAGCAGTAGCCAGCGCTAGTGTGCTGGGACCTGCAGTCCTCAACGGAGGTGCCACCCTCATCGGACCTTCAGGTGCCGTTGTCAGATCAGGTCTTATTGGTGCACCCCTTGGTCTAGCTTCCCCGCTAGGTTTGGGACTTGCAGGACCTCTTGGTCTTGGTCTTGCTGCTCCTCTTGGAGTCAGAGTTACCGCCACCAATCTTCGTGTTGCCCCTGCTGGTTCCCCAGTTGGAGTTTTGGTACCAGCCGGAAACGGTTTGGAAGGACAATGGGTTCCTGACATCAGCGAAAGGCTTCACGACGATGGTTCTTACAAACCTGAGATCTATGGAGCTtga